ATTTCGGATCCCATCCATGGGGTCCCTGAATTTATTTCAGTTGGGTATGTGGACTCGCAGCCTATCACCACATATGACAGTATCACTCGGCAGAAGGAGCCGCGGGCCCCATGGATGGCAGAGAACCTCGCGCCTGATCACTGGGAGAGGTACACTCAGCTGCTGAGGGGCTGGCAGCAGACATTCAAGGTGGAACTGAAGCGGCTGCAGAGGCGCTACAATCACTCAGGTGTGCATGTGGCAGAGATGGacgcttcccccaccccaccccaccccgcagAGGGCCCTGGGCTGACCTCCAATGAGCAATGCTGACTTGCATCTGCTGTGGCTTTTGGCAAAACCTGGGAAATCCGGTTGGTGGAGTTCAGAGCTTCCCATTTGCCTGTGCATCTTCTGAACTGTTCCTCTCTCCCCCAGGAGCCCTTTATCCTCTGCCATATCCCCCTCCCCAATATCCCCATCTCCTTTCCCATTCTAAATTTGCCCATTCTGTGTCTCACTTCCTGGTAGCCAGGCCTAGTGACTTGCTTGCTTATGCATAATGACATTAACTTTCCCAGGGATATTTCTggctcctgcctctctctccctcctccactgCACTCAAATAGCCACAGTTTATCAATCAATCATTCCTATTACAGGATAACTTCCCAAGGCAGGAATTAGCACACATCACACTCCTTTGGCATGCAGTAGGTACTTCACAAATACCTGTTgtcagagtggtataatggacactgGCGACTCAGGAAGGGTAAGGGTGGAAGGTGGGCGAGGGGTGAAAATAACCACCTACCGAGTACAACATACACGATTCGGGCGACagatacactaaaagcccagacttcaccactacacgaTTCATCCATGCAACCAAAACCTACTTGTATCCCTAAAGCtatttgaacaacaacaacaaaaaattcaaaaaaactaCCTTGCTGTCAGGTGGGCTTCCATAAGAGGGACCTCCTGGGGACTCAGCAATGCCACAGCAGGCCTGGGGGCTGAGGTAATGTAGACCAGAGGATGCTTCCAGCCATGCCCCCACTCCCAGCACTTGAGAGTCCACCTCTGTTCCTGTGTGGACCCCTCTGGGCTTGCATGTGTGTTCCAGGGTCTCACACTTACCAGAGAATGATTGGCTGTGAGCTGCTGGAGGATGGAAGCACCACAGGATTTCTGCAGTATGCATATGACGGGCAGGATTTCCTGATCTTCAATAAAGACAGCCTCTCCTGGCTGGCTGTAGATAATGTGGCTCACACCGTCAAGCGGGCATGGGAGGCCAATCAGCATGAGTTGCAATATcaaaagaattagctggaaaAAGAATGTATTGCCTGGCTAAAGAGATTCCACAACCCCAGCCTCTCTCCTCCAGCTCTCTGGTCTTTTTTGAGGATGCTCATCGCAGTGGCCAAAACCAACCAGAGGCCGGGGGCTCTGGAAGTGCAGTCTGATGTGTATAGCCTCCTGGGGCATGGAAGGGCAGAGATGAGATTAGATGGGGGCTCACAGGGAGAGCCTATGGGAAAGACACCCTACAAAGAACAGGTAAAGAGAGGAGGCCTTGTTCCTGCATTGCCTGAACAACTGTTTCTGTACATAGCTCCTCTAATCTAGGTTACATCCACCCTATCCTGAAGCCATCTCTTTAGTTGGCCTGTTGTGATCTCATGGCTAGAGCCCCCCACGAACTTTCTCTGGTTACTTTTGGGTAGCATCTTGACAAGATTTGACAGTTCCCCTTTTCTTGACAGAGTGGAGTACCTCCAAGGGCACCTTGTTTTGGGGGATCCATTGAGGCAAATTCTTCCGTCAATGATAAGCTGGGAAATTCTTTGGGAGGTGGAGCAATTCTTACAAATTGTTTAGTTAACAAAGAGCTCACACACCACCAGCAGGAGTGAAAATCTGGATTTACCAGGACAAACAGAGGGTCTTTGCTTTACTAAAGGCTTAATGACAAGATTCCTTCCAGCAAAGAGCTCTTCTTATACCTTAAAGATACGATTCAGTTGGTCAACTTTTAGTTAATACAGAACTTTTCGTGTATGATCTTATTATTCAAAATGAATTACCCCTGCATCATGCTACAGGAAATACCTAGACACAGTTGCCTTTCCTCAGAGGAGTAGGAGGGGTTTTCTCAGTTGTGGCCAACAGCAGGGGAGGTATCTGGCCACAATTATGAATATGGAGCATCTGCTAAAAGTACAGGCTTTGGAGGCAGATGACTGGAGTCTGAGCTTTGACTCTCCCATTCCCTAGCTGAAAAACTCTCTCTTAATGGTTGCAGGTAACAGAAACCTATGTAAACCGGCTCAAGCACAAAGTGGGATGCTATTTTAAAGGTGGGAATCAGGGCAGTGTGGGGACCTGAGAGATCAAAAGCAAGATGTGAATGATTTTATCCATGAGATAGGGACGTGGCTGCTAGCATAAAGCTCATATCCTCCATCACACCACCACTCTATAAGAATGGGCATCTCTCTCCCAGCTCTGGttactaaaagaaaaaggaagtcacAGGAGGACTCTGACGTGCGTTAGATCATGTGGCACCTCTGGGCCTAATCACCAAGACCCTCAGGACAAGCCTCTAAGACAAGCCATAGCTAACAGTCCTGGCAAGAACTAAATGGTACACTCAATATGGTTTAAATGATTTCAACAAAGACAGCATCTGTAAGGGGATAATCAGGACTGAGGAAACCAGTATGGGAAGGTGAAGTGTCCAGAGACGTGTGACGGAGGGAAACGTTACCTCCACCAGACGTGAAGGGTAAAAGAGAATATTGTTATCATAGTTCAGCAAAAGCTGCTCCCCAGGCAGAGGATGCTCCTTGTGAGAGCTGTGACCGTGGCCCCCGGTGGGACTGTAGTGAGATGGGTTGGGGAATGAAGCCCCAACCTCTCTCTCCTCCAGCTCTCTGTGTCTTTTTTGAGGATGCTCATTGCAATGGCCGAACCCAACCAGAGGCCAGGGGCTCTGGAAGTGCAGTCTGATGCATATAGCCTCCTGGGGCACGGAAGGGCAGAGATGAGGTTAGCTGGGGACTCACAGGGAGAACCcaaccagcacacacacacagttttaggCTAGGGCTGGGCAGGAGGATTAAGATTGGTGCCTCTCAACACAAGCACATGTTGGAATGGGGTAGGGTCATTTTCCAAAATATGCTGTGTTTGGCAGAAGGGGTTCCTGTAGTTAGAAAAAGTGAAGCTAACAGATGGTAGGCCAAAACAGCAATAAACTTGAGTTAAATCAACAGGTATGATAAAGCCTACCCTACAgaaatggataagaaaaatgtgCATAAAAGCACTGTGTAAACTGTAGGGCTCTGTTCCCTTTTCATGAGGCcatcagtcatactggattaggggcCCACCCTACTACTGCAGGATGACCTCACCTTCCcaaattacatctgcaacaaccctatttccaaagtaggccacattctgaggtactgggggttacaACTTCATGAATTTTTGGCGGAGGAAACAATTCAACTCCTAATACATCTCTACCCAACCTCTGTAGGTTCCCTCAATCCACCAAAACTTTTTGGCTCCACTGGATTATCTAGCCGTTAGGAAACCAAGATCATTAAATGAATTCACCGCAGCTACAGTGAGACTGACTACCTTAGCTTACCTCTGTGAGAGGAGTTAAGCCAAGGGGATCTGTGGAATTTTGGAGGGTTTGGGGGCATTTAGGGGCAGGGGGCAAATGTCCTGCCTTTAAATCCCAACACTTAGTTCTCTTCCATTTATAAGACCCGCCCCTCCATCCCAACCCCTGCACCACAGGACAAGGAAGTATTCTTGGCCTTCAACTTTCATCCCTGATGGTGAAAGCAGTTGCTCCTGATCTATTTGCCCACCAGCTTCtcctctggagcctgaggcatcTGATGCCTGCCTGGCTGATTCTCAGTAAGAAGGTCAAGTTCAACCAGAGGGGAGATCCTGATGCCTTTCAGTAGTTAAATATGAGTTCAGACCCCGGGGTCCGGATAGAAGATTTGGAGTCCCACCAGCTGGGCataagtggctcacacctgtaatcccagcacttggggaggctaaggcgggtggatcacttgaggttaggagttcgagaccaacctggccaacaaggtaaaacctcgtctctactaaaaatacaaaaattagcccggcttgGTGGCGCggacctgcagtcccagctactagggaggaggctgaagcacgggtattacttgagcccgggagtcggaggttgcagtgagccgagattacaccattgcactttggcccgggtgacagagtgagactctacctcaaaaaaaaaaaaaaaaaaagggatcccTTGGACCCAAGATTTCTGAAAAACACTCAGACTGTGGGGACCCCTGCTGAGGGAGAAGCCCCAAACTGTGGCTTCAGGGGAATACACCAAGGCTCTCAACTGAGGCCGCCTTCTCCAACAAGCTCCCCTTCTGCTTCCCCATGGCTGGCATGGCTGAGTAAAAAGGACACTGAGCACAGCCCATGCATGAACGCCTTGCCATGCAGCAGGATAAAACCCATAATGCCACTCAGCGTGCCTTGGTTATAAATCTAGTTTGATTACAACACTAATCTCTGGCCATTTGTTCTGTTTCTGGTTTGTGAACCAACTGAAGATGTGAGCAGGGCCTCAGCTAACCCACAAATAGCACATGTGTGCAAACTGGAAAAATGAATCCTTCTTCTGGGAGGACGCAGCCCAGGCCAGGTCACCCGGCTTGGCCAGCAGAACACAGAGTGGATTTTGGTCCCGTTTGTTCCCCAGTGGGGTATCTATCCTTGTGCAGGGCACAAGCTTACATGGCAGCTCTGGTCATATCATTagaaaacagacagaaatggGCTGCACACCAGAATGAATGATTTGGAAGGGAGGGGTGACGATATAAAGAATAGGCCAATTCACTCAAAATGGTAGAAGCAGAATGCCAAATTCCACCCACTCTTACCAATGCTCTGAGCTGCGAAGCACAGGAAGCTGCtgcttttcctcttccccttGCCCCCACTCCGTGTTGGCTGCACCAGCAGAGTCTTCTGCATTTGCCCCTGGGTGGGAGTTGGGAGTGTAGGTCAAGCCAGAAGGTTctgctgagctgagctgagctgctGGGTGGCAGCTGGAAGGCCAGGCTGGCTGAAGCCCTGGTGAGGTGACACTGGGTCTgaggcaggtgcagtggcagcAGCCAGACCTCTGAGGACACAAATGGGCCAGAGAGTGGGAAGAATGGagctggtgggggggggggggggacagccTCTGAGAGGAGGCTACGGGGTAAAATGGGAAACCACCAGAATGGAAAAGGAAGTGAAACCAAGGGAGAAATGAGACTGCCACCCAAGCCAAAGCCGTCCcggcctttcttcctttctgaggCATCAGCCCAGATTCTAAGGTTACCTGAACTGACTGAAAGCTCTGTTGTTTTCTGAGCAACACGGCGGTGGTATAGAGAATTTCTGGAACGCACTGGGAAGACAAACGCTCTAGAAGGTGACAATTCTGGGGAAATCTGAAGGGCTggaataataaaaagtcaaacattTGGCATCCCATCAGCTGCTGAAATAACCCTCTCATGTACTTTAAAATACCCAAGACACGCACTGTGCATATTACTCACGAAACAGCTACGAATGCACAGTCTGTGCATTACCAGTTCATGTCACACTGTGCCTCAGGAAGCCGCTGAGTGGCCTGGTCATGCAGCTTATCAATCTTCTGGGAGAGGTCCTGCCTGACTGAATTGGCTTCCATAGTATTTGCACTTCACGATTGAAATCCTTAAGAAAGGAGGTCAGCTTCTGGCTCTGTAACAAGTTGGTCTTGGCCACCTGACGGCCACCCTTCCTGGGTGGAGCCATGGTGCTTGGGTGGAGACAACAGGTGTAAAATGGGTCAAGTGAAACTGTGCTTGCTGCTCTGGCTGAGAGGGAGCAGCTCTACGGCTAACCTAACACGCGACGGCCGCCATCAAATTCAAACTCAGCTGCCACAGGCTGCCAAATAAGAAGTCGCCATCTTAGGACAGTATCTTAATGTCCAATACGAGGACGCTCCACAGTCAGGCAGCCAGTCCACAGGTAGGACTACAGTGCCCAGAAGTCATGgtgattttgttttcagattgaCAGATAACACTGTATGTTTTCATCGGTACATATTTTGAAGTATACAGAAGTGGCCCCTGCCCTAGTGCCTTTTTGcagggatacattccaagacccacAGTGGATGCTTGAAACTGCAGATTGTACTGACTAGATGATAAACTGTTTCTTCCCTTATATATATAGAGACTCCCTTGCTGAAGTCTTTCTATAGGCTCGTGCTTTCTGATGCAACCCATTCTGataactgaaacctcagaaagtgaaaccacagataaggtGGGACTCCTGTACACATGAGCGACAGgatagtggaagaaaaaaataaacataaaggtCATCCTTTACCCAAGAAGTGAACTCAGTTCAGACAAGGAAGGGGAAGAGCAAAAGGTCAAGACACACAGTAACAGTTACCCCAGCTGTAGGGCAACAAGGGCTATCTATGGTGAAACCAACTGCAGGCCTGACACTCATGTTTGACACGAGGGTCTTCAAGACCCCCTCGCCTGTGCACTCCAGCAGCCAGGGAGCAGACTTACGGCATGTTAGTGAACGGCAGCCCTCTCTGACAGCAAAAAGATCTTCCTCACTGCCAGTGGGTGGTGGAACGAGCATACTACTACCACTGGCCAGTGATGTGTGGAGGATTGATTTTGCACAACTGCATCTAGAGGCCTTGGGAAACCTCCAGCCCTCTAGCCATCTTGCCCAAATCTGTGGACCCAAAAACGAGAAGCAGCCAGACTTGTTCTGATGGGCCACCAATGGGCACTTCTGGGGTCCTGAAAAGACTTCTTCCCATCAGGTGCATTGTTTCTTTGATGTGAAGTTCTAGAGCAGGGAGTAGGTTCCTCTGGGGAATTTGGAAAAGGGGAGACACACTGTTCTCACATCAGTTTTAAAGCTTTGCTGTTCATGCCTCATAACCGACGTGACCCCAGAAATCCCCTGCCGAGTCCATGCAACGGAAACTTCTCGTCATTTTCCCAGCTGTATTCTCCTCCCTGCTCTTTGACTGACTGCTCTCTGCCTCCTGTAACTCAGCATCCTCTTTGGCCTGCCCCACCTGCAACTGACATGGCATGGAAGGACCCCATGTTCTCAAAAACACTGCCACCTCACCCTCCTCAGAGAACCCTCAGGATCTGGCATTTCTACTCTGTGTATGCAGGAGTCCAGGACGATCAGGCTCAGAAAGGTGAGAGCCCTGGGCGATGAGAGTGCACATCTAGGAAGTAGGGGGAACCGTACGAATCAAGGCCTGGATGGTACAGCAGGACAGGTCACAGGGGTGCCCACAGAACAGGATATCTCACCACTCACACCCATCCCCCTCCTTCAGTGGGGGTTACTAAATGGGGCTTTGGGATCTCTTACCTTCTTTGCCCTGGCCTGTGGAATGGTGTTTTATGTTTATCCTTGTTTACTGTAGACCAAAAATTGGTTTGGAGGCAGCTTCCAAGTCTTGCTCCTCTCTCTCACTGGTTAGTGGGCATTTGGATAAGGGAACTGTAGGGCTTAGACCAGTCTAGAGTCTtatgtgaccagctgcagagtAAGTACCTCTAAGCTATCCATGGTCCCCTGCCAGGTCTACAGACTCTGCAGAGAGCACCGCTCTCATGGGTTCACGGGTACCCTGCCTGGTGGCCTCGTTCTGTGTGTTTAGCGTCTGCCCAACGCGTGGATGTGTCACATGCAGTTAATGGTGAGATCCTCATGCTGAAGCCAGCCTCTGTGCCCCAAAAAGTCATGGGCTGCGATCCAAGAATCTGGCAAGTAGAGTTCTTACCCTCAGGCTTGGGTGGCTCTTTGTTGCATTTTGTGTTATTCTGCAATATGATCATTCTAGTGATTCAATCCTTTTCAAGTTGAATTGTTTTcaggttgttttgttttcctcttccgGAGACTTTTGTACATACTGTTGTCCTAAGTAACAGTATCTCGAAGCTGAGTTACCCTAATCGGAGCTACTGGAAGGTACCTGCTTTCAATAAATTctggtttggttttatttttttaatcaaaaaaaaaaaaaaaaaaaggagagaaagaaagaaagaccaccCCCTATTCAGGCCAGCCAGTAATGAAACGTCCCCTTAGCCAGAAGCAAAGGCCCCGGGAAGAGCAAGGCCTGTCACTGGGGCAGGGGCACTGTCCTCAGAGGCGGACTTTGCTCAGGGATGGCGCACAGTGACTGCGGGGGCTTAAGTCCGGTAAccctttggttttatttctttttattcttgatgGGCAAAAAGCCtcctttaaaaaacattattcttAAGAAACCTGGGCGAGAAAAAAATGCCAATGagaggaagacaaagaaaaattagaggCAGTACATTCCATATTTTAGAACTTTAGCTTTCCAGACAgtccaattttgttttgtttacaaattCATCTTGCAGTACAAGGTGAAGCCAAACGGTACAAAGCCCACAGAATTGAAAAACCATTCATATTTATCATTCAATTTTTTGATCTTCAAATGTTATGAATTCTCCAAAAAGGTAACAGGGAACAGATATCCCTCTGGTCTCACTTTATAGACAGGgaaattaccaaaagaaaaatcttgGCTCTACCATCTCTACTTACAGAAGGTAAAACACTTAACAGAGACAGATTTCTGTTGGAGTTAGACTAGATTTCTTTTCACAGCCCTTAATCTCACGAGGTGAGAAGGAGTGGAAGTTGCCAAGTTGTTGGCTACCAGACCCATCAGTCTGTTTAACTCTGGCTAAAAGCAGAGAATAATGGGCAAGTTACCAAGTTTCCCCTACAGCTCTGGCGTGTATTCTGAAATTGTGGAAGATCCTCATGTAACACACACGCTGTAACCTGCATTTGCCACACAGTCCAGGGCACACAGAGCATTGTGATTCTTCACCGTCCGCAGAGACAACACCAAAAATTAGGACTAAAAACTAAAGGTAGTTTAGTTTTTCAGATGGATTTTCACTCTGGCAAACTCAATAGTTCGTTCCCTCCCACCCCTCAAATCATTTAAGTAAAATGTTCTTCCAATAAACATAAATTGAGCTGTTTCTCTGTTATCCATCACATTCTACCAGTTCTTTAAAACTGGAATATGGTACTAGGTACAGAAGGCGAAAGGGGAAAGAAAGCCCCAAGTGCTCTAAGGATGCGCTTGTAAGTAGTGTGGGGTTATCACCGCTGTCTACTTACTCTCCCATTCTAGGACACAGGGTGAAGAGATCACCTGGGTTCCCTCTAAAGCCCTGAACATCAGCATCACTGAGGAGGAAATATTTgtcctgaaaaataaatgtaggtTCCCCGGCTTGTTCTCTTTGGCTGCCACATTTGGAGCCTGAGTGGAGGCCCTTCAAATTAACACTGGTTCTGTAGGGGCTGCCCAGTCAGGGTGCAACAGGATCAGACCCAGGATCAAGTCAGCCAGGGGCAGAAGGGCGTGGTGGCCCTACGGGGAGAATGCCCTGTGTTTTCAGGTAACTTTCTAAATTGTTATCTATTTAGCTACAGCCTGAGTCAGGTCTACAATGGCCACTATTTAGAAAAAACCTTAAATCAGTGATGTAAGCATGTCGATTTGAAATATATCCAAACATCATTAAGCCTCTGGGTCATAAAACTTGGTCCCTGAACTAACAGGAGTATCTTACTCATTAATGACTAGGTTTGTTCCAAACGGCCCCTGCTGACACACATGATCCTTTTGTGTGGCACAATAAATCTGGTAATAGCAGAACAATAGCATGGCTTTTAAATAAGGTAATTTTAGAATTCTTTAAGATGCTGGTTTGCTTCTTACAATGTGTTGTGTGGATTACAGTACTTAGTGTCCACATTCACTTTAAaagatttctgtattttaatgcAAATCTAAGGATCATCCCCTTTCTTAGTTTATAGACGATTCAAACTTTGTAAAACATAAATAACCTAGTACTCTACACATCTGAAGCCctttgtaatacttttttttcctaatttgaaaataacttatttatatatCAAACATTAGAGCGGAGTGTAAACATGGATGTCAATCACCCTTTTAGTTTCACAAATTTGCTTTTAAGCTTTCATCAACAGGCATATTTTCTTAACCTACCATGATctcaaatgagataaaatatccTTCTTCAAAAATTGTTacgaatatttattaaaaagtgcaattcaaaagttagctgggcaagCACATCATTGCAAATCACAAAAAAGGGTGAAAAAACCAAAACCCCCAAACAAAACCACatgaaatacaaacaaaacaaaaaggttaaaaaaaaaaaaaaagtgtgctgaGGAATGCACCCAAAAAGACGAGGAAATGAGAAGTCAAAGCTAGAACTCTATCCAGATGTTGCTGTTCTTTCCAAGTGCAAAAGAAGGTGGTGAGGAGAGACCAGCAGCCTCCACCACCGAGTTCTGGCTCTGGGTCCAAATACTACTTTAATATCAGATAATTCATCAGGGACGTTATAAAAATATCCTATATACATGTGCACATTTGAGgcatttaaaaagtcatcagaAGCTTAAAGTTTAGTGTCTCAGCAGTTTCAGCTACTTAAACTCAATTAAAACATCTATCATTTAAATTTGGATTGGCTCAGTTATTTGACTGCAGATGATAAAATCAAGTTGtcatcttaggggaaaaaaaagaaccaagttcACCTACACATCCTTGCCATTACCCACAGGGTAAGAGAAGTCTGGCCCAGAGCTAACCTTTTATGTCATTACGTTTCTGAATAAATGTAATAACTGTACTaaccacccccaaccccaacccccacccccaacgcAGAGTGCCCTAGGAGTGAAAGAACTGTAATGAGGACAATCTGGTATCTAAATCTATTCAAGTGTGTTACTGAGCTGTTTAGCAACAACATATGTAGGAATTACCCTCAAAATGCAAGCTGCACCTCTGGGGAGGAAGCCCTGGTACAGCAACATCAAGTCGGCAGGGATCAGGAGCTGACCTCTGGCGACATCATCAACCCTTCCCTAAGCTATGCCAATGCAGAGCCCTCTTGCTCTTTTTAATTGCTCCTATCAGTTAAAGCCACAAGTTGTCAGCATCCCCAAGCCCCAGTgtgtttcattattttccattagttattcttaccacaaaaaaaaaatgacctggaAAATCAATTTTATCTTAGCATTTATCCCTGAAAAATGAAACACTGCATTTTCTGTCACAAACTGTTTCTGAGCCTTCTGTCCTCAGTAATCATCAGTTCTCAGGGGCTAAGAAATGCTACAGCAATGGGAAACGAAACATACCCAGAAGCTTGCATTCCTGACAGGTTTCTTTTGATGGGACAGCGGCGCACTGAGCACGGGGAAGGGTCTGAGCAGAAGAAAAGAGCTGCCAAAGATGCATGGAATGAGCAACAGCAAAACACCAGTGAAGTCTGTGAGTCCCTCCTCAGCGAACGAGGTCCCGGAAAGCAAGGCAGCAGCTAGTTCTCCTCAGAACGGGCCAGTTGGCATGGGGCTTCTGTTGTCCAGCTGCAGCCAGGAGTGTAGACATCTATTTCCTCTTCCCACTGGCCCTTCCAGCGCTGGGATGGAGAAGCCGTGTCAATTGTGGGGTCACACGGAGAAAAGTCAGTGCAGCAGTATGTTTCCAGGATAGGAATGTGAGTAGACGGCAATGTCACACGTGCTcagcttctcctcctcccctcggTTCATATGCAGGAGGAACTCGCACCCAGAGGCCCCACCGTCACAGCACTAAGAAGAGGATCAGTACAACCAACAGGACTGCAAAGAGGATGGCTATGGCACACCACTGGCGCCGATCTGGAAGGCAGGACATGGGGATTAGCTCTCACAGGGACTCCACGTTCCCCAAGAAACAGTTACATGGAATTTATGGCACACTTTGAAGCAGAAAAGGGGCAGAACGTGCAAATGACGGGGCCATGATCTTACACCTGCCTAGGTGCCTGATACTCTAATGCTGCTCTGTTCTTGGCCTGCACTTCGCATGCAGTCACAGTTTTGCCAGTCCCCTGAAAATGTCTCGTCATAATTACATGCTTTGTGTCTCAAGTCTTTCATTACAATCTGCGGATCTTAGCTTTCTGCTGGTGGTTAGCATATCCTCAAAAAAGGTGTTGGCACTGGTGTTACAGATCAAAGCCTGCCTGCTTTAATATCCTATAAAAGTCAAGTCATTTAATTAAACAATAATCACATTCTTTTCTCAATGAGCACAacgggaggagggaaaggagatgAAAGTTACTGCTGGTCCCTTCAGGAAACAAATAGCTGAAAAAGCAAGCTCCAGTGAGACAGCATGATTAATTTCACACCACACCTAGTCAAGTAAGATTACTTAACTAGTAACTGTGTTAAAATACCGTATACAGTTCCTCTGTAAATGAAAGTGGAATGTTTTTTCTGAAACTTTCTGCCCTACCAACAATTTGGAACAGCAGGCACAGGAAACAAAGTGGCTAGAGTCCATCCAAATGGCTGAGAGCAGGGAGGCCCTGTGAGACAGAAGGGCCCAGACAGGTCCTGGGGGAGCCCTGCTGCAGCTCACAATCCTGTGGTCCCAACTCTACAACAGCTGCCCCgcagggctgttgtgagaattaaacatacacacactgtGCAGTGCCCAAACCTAGGGCATAGTGGATGCTGTCAACATCAGGATGCTACCTTAATTTGGAGACACGCAGAAAAAATGAGCAGTCTTTCCACTGATGAGTTTTGGCATCTTCCACAAAGGGCCCGACTGATAACAGAATTCACAGAATTCATGAAAACACAGTTCAACCACTAGGAATAAGAGTTccatttaaatagaaatataaagacatattGATTCACTAAAGTGTCTTTGAAAGCCCACTGATTTTAGCACACTATAGCTATTGATAATCACATTGCAAAAAGATCTCAGTCTATGAAAATAAACTGCTAAACTCTCCACAAGGCAAAACatgtacttaaaattattttaaatattatggaTATCAAAGTCTTAGAACTGGACAAGAGAACTGCCACCAAATTATAAGTAAAGCAAGTACCTTCTAAGTGGTGATCACCTTGGTCTACCTCAGACATACTAGAAACTCATTTAGTTAACTCTGTGAGTAGGATACAGACCCCAGGTCCATCACTCCCTGTTCTCAGGTAGGACTGTTCCAGAGGTCtaggggaggcagagctggcttACTGCAGGTCACACTTTGACCTGTTTAACTATTACTTCAGTGGTCAAGAAAACTTTTACAGCTGGCATTCTCTCATctgataaaaaatgttaaatttttaatttccagccaAGTACGTAAGAAGCTTAGAAGTCAT
The genomic region above belongs to Piliocolobus tephrosceles isolate RC106 chromosome 1, ASM277652v3, whole genome shotgun sequence and contains:
- the LOC111536968 gene encoding major histocompatibility complex class I-related gene protein-like, whose translation is MAENLAPDHWERYTQLLRGWQQTFKVELKRLQRRYNHSGSHTYQRMIGCELLEDGSTTGFLQYAYDGQDFLIFNKDSLSWLAVDNVAHTVKRAWEANQHELQYQKN